One window of Mediterraneibacter butyricigenes genomic DNA carries:
- a CDS encoding ABC transporter ATP-binding protein/permease, translated as MLQIQNICKQYTTGKLVQHALDDVSLNLRDNEFVAILGPSGSGKTTLLNIIGGLDRYDSGDLIINGISTKEYKDRDWDSYRNHTIGFVFQSYNLIPHQTILSNVELALTISGVDKSKRRQMAVDALTQVGLGEQIEKRPNQLSGGQMQRVAIARALVNDPDILLADEPTGALDSDTSIQVMDLLKEVAKDRLVVMVTHNPELAEQYATRIVNLRDGKIRSDSDPYEPGKSEILPPRHENMGKSSMSFLTALALSFNNLRTKKARTLLTSFAGSIGIIGIALILALSTGVNNYIQTIEEETLSEYPLQIESTGFDLSSMMVSASGASDSGSNSGKNKDEKKDQVNVLQMVTNMFSTMDSNDLKSLKSYLDDNKAIKKYTKAVEYSYNVAPQIYRMISDSDSATTSGSDSDADSGSESNSESVSESTSNTDKKIRQVHPDTSFQSLGLGSSTGANSMMSSMMSTDVFFQLPEDSALYEKQYDIKAGRWPKKYNECVVVLSSDGSISDFMLYTLGLRDSRELDDMIRQFMNEEPVTTPENLGIYSYDDILNAKFKLIQASDRYQYDAQYQVWRDKSEDSEYMENLVANGEDLNIVGIVAPSEDAKGTFLNMGIYYPASLTKHVVEEAKNSEIVKQQLANRNTNIFTNEPFGSDSEENGFNMDSLFTIDTNALTNSFTFDDQALAGLGNNLDLTNAFQIDDGALDLSGLVNMGQIDLTLPEMPGMDLSSILDGVRIDATPENVAALSKSMLEGYQNYYAGNTAADYAHLTDYFLAYLKTDEAREILKNNLKDILSSNGNVTTSSEQLKNLVADVMSGFQSFASEKGYTDPDHFNDYFQEYLETAQARSVLDRWAGTNFQVADDITITDAQLQKLATELAAGYQDYAARNNYPNPAKMGDYFSEYLQTEDAANRLTEGISKMIDTDALKTQLTAAIQQYMNTVFQQYGATLSTALEAQISSAMQQIMNQLASGMEQVMTQAFSQLGDQLQNAFQIDGSAFANAFSMNMTGDDLAELMLSMNSYQTASYDSNLSKLGYVDFAVPDSINIYPKDFESKEHVVSTLDDYNKKMEKEGKDDQVITYTDMVGTLMSSVTDIIDIISYVLIAFVAISLVVSSIMIGVITYISVLERKKEIGILRAIGASKHNISQVFNAETCIIGLGAGLLGIGISLLLLIPGNALIHHLADNTQVNAVLPVVPAIVLILLSVFLTLLGGLIPAKKAAKSDPVAALRSE; from the coding sequence ATGCTTCAAATTCAAAACATCTGCAAACAGTATACCACCGGGAAACTGGTGCAGCACGCGCTGGACGACGTCAGTCTCAATCTGAGGGACAATGAATTCGTCGCTATCTTAGGCCCCAGCGGTTCCGGCAAGACCACACTGTTAAATATTATCGGCGGACTGGACCGCTACGACAGCGGTGATCTGATCATCAACGGAATCTCCACGAAAGAATATAAAGACCGGGACTGGGATTCTTACCGAAATCATACCATCGGTTTCGTATTCCAGAGTTATAACCTGATCCCCCACCAGACCATTTTATCCAATGTGGAACTGGCACTTACCATCTCGGGCGTCGACAAAAGCAAACGCCGCCAAATGGCTGTGGATGCTCTGACTCAGGTCGGACTGGGCGAACAGATTGAGAAACGTCCCAACCAGTTGTCCGGCGGACAGATGCAGCGTGTCGCTATTGCCCGCGCTCTGGTCAATGACCCGGATATCCTTCTTGCCGACGAGCCCACCGGAGCCCTGGACAGCGACACCAGTATTCAGGTCATGGATCTGTTAAAAGAAGTAGCCAAAGACCGCCTGGTGGTCATGGTTACCCACAATCCGGAGCTGGCTGAACAGTATGCTACCCGTATCGTCAATCTGCGGGACGGGAAAATCCGTTCCGACTCTGATCCCTACGAACCAGGCAAATCAGAAATCCTTCCGCCAAGACATGAAAACATGGGAAAATCTTCCATGTCCTTTCTCACGGCACTGGCACTGAGCTTTAACAACCTCCGTACCAAAAAGGCAAGAACCCTGCTAACTTCCTTTGCCGGTTCCATCGGAATCATCGGAATCGCACTGATTCTCGCCCTCTCCACCGGAGTCAACAACTATATCCAGACCATCGAAGAAGAAACTCTGTCCGAATATCCGCTGCAGATTGAAAGCACCGGTTTCGATCTTTCTTCTATGATGGTTTCCGCTTCCGGTGCCTCCGACAGCGGTAGCAATTCCGGTAAAAATAAGGATGAAAAGAAAGATCAGGTCAACGTTTTACAGATGGTGACCAATATGTTTTCCACTATGGACTCCAATGATCTAAAATCTTTAAAAAGCTATTTAGATGATAACAAAGCCATAAAAAAATATACAAAAGCAGTGGAATACTCTTATAATGTAGCCCCGCAGATTTACCGGATGATTTCTGATTCAGATTCCGCGACCACTTCCGGTTCTGACTCTGATGCAGATTCCGGCTCTGAGTCGAATTCAGAATCTGTATCAGAATCAACTTCCAATACTGACAAAAAAATTCGCCAGGTGCACCCGGATACCTCCTTCCAGTCACTGGGTCTTGGGTCTTCTACCGGCGCCAACAGCATGATGTCTTCTATGATGAGTACCGATGTATTCTTCCAGCTTCCGGAAGATTCCGCGCTCTATGAAAAACAATATGACATCAAAGCCGGAAGATGGCCGAAAAAATACAACGAGTGTGTCGTCGTTCTTTCTTCTGACGGAAGCATCAGCGACTTTATGTTGTATACACTGGGTCTTCGGGATAGCCGGGAACTGGATGATATGATCCGGCAGTTTATGAATGAAGAGCCGGTTACTACACCGGAAAATCTTGGGATCTATTCCTATGACGACATTTTAAACGCTAAATTCAAACTGATTCAGGCCTCCGACCGCTATCAGTATGATGCCCAGTATCAGGTGTGGCGCGATAAAAGCGAAGACAGCGAATACATGGAAAATCTGGTTGCAAATGGCGAAGATCTGAATATTGTCGGAATTGTTGCACCTTCCGAAGATGCAAAGGGTACCTTTCTGAACATGGGAATCTATTATCCCGCTTCTCTTACAAAACATGTGGTAGAAGAAGCAAAAAACAGTGAAATCGTCAAACAGCAGCTTGCAAACAGAAATACTAACATATTTACAAATGAACCCTTCGGAAGCGACAGTGAGGAAAACGGATTCAACATGGATTCTCTTTTCACCATTGATACCAATGCACTGACAAATTCCTTCACATTCGACGACCAGGCGCTTGCCGGTCTCGGAAATAATCTGGACCTGACTAACGCCTTCCAGATCGACGACGGAGCTCTGGATCTTTCCGGTCTTGTAAATATGGGGCAGATCGATCTGACGCTGCCCGAAATGCCGGGAATGGATCTTTCTTCCATCCTGGATGGAGTCCGGATCGACGCCACTCCGGAAAATGTAGCCGCTCTTTCCAAAAGCATGCTGGAAGGATATCAGAATTACTACGCAGGAAATACTGCCGCAGATTATGCCCATCTGACTGATTATTTCCTTGCTTATCTGAAAACCGATGAAGCCCGGGAAATCCTGAAAAACAATCTGAAAGACATTTTAAGTTCCAACGGAAATGTGACCACTTCTTCGGAGCAGTTGAAAAACCTTGTCGCTGACGTCATGTCTGGTTTCCAGAGCTTTGCCTCCGAAAAAGGTTACACCGATCCGGATCATTTTAATGACTATTTTCAGGAATATCTGGAAACCGCTCAGGCCCGTTCTGTATTGGATCGCTGGGCAGGCACAAATTTCCAGGTGGCAGATGACATCACCATCACCGATGCCCAGCTTCAGAAACTGGCCACTGAACTAGCCGCCGGCTATCAGGATTACGCCGCAAGAAATAACTATCCAAACCCGGCAAAAATGGGGGATTATTTCAGTGAATATCTGCAGACAGAAGACGCGGCCAACCGTCTGACAGAAGGCATTTCCAAAATGATCGATACCGATGCTTTAAAAACACAGTTGACCGCCGCCATCCAGCAATATATGAATACGGTCTTCCAACAGTACGGCGCTACTCTTTCCACTGCCTTAGAAGCTCAGATTTCTTCCGCCATGCAGCAGATCATGAATCAGCTGGCTTCCGGAATGGAACAGGTCATGACGCAGGCTTTCTCCCAATTAGGAGATCAGTTACAAAACGCTTTCCAGATTGACGGATCTGCATTTGCCAATGCATTTTCCATGAATATGACTGGAGACGATCTGGCCGAACTGATGTTATCCATGAACAGCTATCAGACCGCATCCTACGACAGTAACTTAAGCAAACTTGGCTACGTAGATTTTGCCGTTCCTGACAGCATAAACATTTACCCGAAAGATTTTGAAAGCAAAGAACATGTCGTATCCACTCTGGATGATTATAATAAGAAAATGGAAAAAGAGGGAAAAGATGATCAGGTTATCACCTATACCGATATGGTCGGAACTCTAATGTCCTCCGTTACGGATATCATTGATATCATCAGCTACGTTCTGATCGCATTTGTGGCGATTTCTCTGGTGGTTTCCTCCATCATGATCGGAGTTATCACTTACATCAGTGTTCTGGAACGAAAAAAAGAAATCGGAATCCTGCGCGCCATCGGAGCTTCCAAGCACAATATCTCCCAGGTCTTCAACGCAGAAACCTGTATCATCGGACTGGGGGCCGGTTTGCTCGGAATCGGAATTTCCCTGCTACTGTTGATCCCCGGAAATGCGCTGATCCATCACCTGGCTGACAACACTCAGGTCAACGCCGTCCTCCCGGTGGTTCCGGCAATCGTTCTAATCCTGCTCAGCGTCTTCCTGACACTGCTGGGTGGACTGATCCCGGCAAAAAAAGCGGCTAAAAGTGACCCAGTTGCAGCCCTGAGAAGTGAGTAA
- a CDS encoding alpha/beta hydrolase has protein sequence MNHTSIDLEYHPKKIAVLFPGVGYHTDKPLLYYSKKLAKYLGFEILEVAYPPLPSGIKGSPDKMEEAFLLARAQIEDQLSSIPFARYDSVVFLSKSIGTALAASYAGDHALPAQHVYYTPVAASFPFIKETLKSIRPIKVTAPKDDTCRPKQIGFHGTADSWAETTQIQALAKQINLPLHLIPNADHSLETGDVLKDLDILKEVMTQTFHFLKMC, from the coding sequence ATGAACCATACTTCTATAGATTTGGAATATCATCCAAAGAAAATAGCCGTACTCTTTCCCGGAGTCGGCTATCATACAGACAAGCCTCTGCTGTATTACAGCAAGAAGCTCGCGAAATATTTAGGGTTTGAAATCCTGGAAGTTGCTTATCCACCGCTGCCTTCCGGGATCAAAGGCTCTCCCGATAAAATGGAAGAAGCCTTTCTCCTGGCCCGGGCTCAGATAGAAGATCAACTGTCTTCCATCCCATTTGCCCGGTATGATTCCGTCGTCTTTCTATCCAAAAGCATCGGAACTGCCCTCGCGGCATCTTACGCCGGGGATCACGCCCTGCCTGCACAGCATGTTTACTATACACCGGTCGCAGCTTCCTTTCCGTTTATCAAAGAAACTTTAAAAAGCATCAGGCCTATTAAGGTGACAGCCCCTAAGGATGACACTTGTAGACCGAAACAGATTGGGTTTCATGGTACTGCAGATTCCTGGGCAGAGACCACTCAAATTCAGGCACTTGCCAAACAGATCAACCTGCCGTTGCATTTGATTCCGAATGCAGATCATTCCCTGGAAACCGGCGATGTTCTGAAAGATCTGGACATTTTAAAAGAGGTTATGACTCAGACGTTTCATTTTTTAAAGATGTGTTAG
- a CDS encoding GH25 family lysozyme, with the protein MAKVIIDVSYHNGTIDWNKVKAAGIQGAIIRCGYGDNIAAQDDKQFKRNADECTRLGIPWGVYIYSYAKTVTQAKSEAAHALRLVAPYKDKMSYPVYYDLEQAGTESVAAQNAIVFGDIIEAAGYWCGIYSGQYWWQKYLGSKLDRFTKWVARYSSKKPEGISGTYDIWQYASNGKVNGISGNVDMNEVYRDFPSEIKGGGSSAKSKQVPGNPINDMGVKYKAHCQTIGDCTEVRDGQTAGTTGYGLRMEGFWLNLEDAAKKLGADLKVKAKVHEQKTGWEDLGYVSKDTLIGSKGEGRRLEAFILEIEGLPEGYELQYRTHVQTVGWTTWVSSGFSTGSVGMKKRIEAIQIKIVKK; encoded by the coding sequence ATGGCAAAAGTTATAATTGATGTAAGTTATCATAATGGAACTATTGATTGGAACAAAGTGAAAGCGGCAGGAATTCAGGGAGCGATCATCCGATGCGGATACGGTGATAATATTGCAGCGCAGGACGATAAGCAGTTCAAACGTAATGCGGATGAATGTACCAGACTTGGCATCCCGTGGGGCGTATATATCTATTCATATGCCAAGACCGTGACACAGGCTAAGAGCGAGGCAGCACATGCCCTCAGACTGGTTGCCCCGTATAAGGATAAAATGAGTTATCCGGTATACTACGATCTGGAACAGGCAGGAACGGAGTCTGTAGCAGCACAGAATGCTATTGTGTTCGGTGATATCATTGAGGCAGCCGGATACTGGTGCGGTATCTATTCCGGTCAGTATTGGTGGCAGAAGTATCTCGGAAGCAAACTGGATAGATTTACGAAGTGGGTGGCAAGATACAGCTCCAAGAAACCAGAGGGAATTTCTGGTACGTATGATATCTGGCAGTATGCAAGCAACGGAAAAGTAAATGGTATTTCTGGCAATGTAGACATGAACGAGGTATACAGAGATTTCCCGTCTGAAATCAAAGGCGGTGGAAGTTCTGCCAAGAGTAAGCAGGTGCCAGGCAATCCGATCAATGATATGGGCGTAAAATACAAAGCACATTGTCAGACCATCGGGGACTGCACAGAAGTAAGAGACGGTCAGACAGCCGGAACAACCGGATATGGTCTCAGAATGGAAGGCTTCTGGTTGAATCTGGAAGATGCTGCAAAGAAGCTTGGAGCAGACCTGAAAGTAAAAGCAAAGGTACATGAACAGAAAACCGGATGGGAAGATCTGGGATATGTAAGCAAAGACACTCTGATCGGATCCAAAGGGGAAGGTCGTAGACTGGAAGCATTTATTCTGGAGATCGAAGGACTTCCGGAAGGGTATGAATTGCAGTATCGGACACACGTTCAGACAGTTGGCTGGACAACATGGGTATCTTCCGGATTTTCCACCGGATCTGTTGGAATGAAGAAGCGAATCGAGGCGATTCAGATCAAAATCGTGAAGAAATAA
- a CDS encoding phage holin family protein translates to MEQIMNYIKPELVVVAVVLYFIGMALKKAQTVADKNIPLLLGGCGIALCGIWVWANSPIGNGQEMAMAVFTSIVQGILTAGLSTYVNQIIKQAGKEE, encoded by the coding sequence ATGGAACAGATCATGAATTATATCAAACCGGAACTGGTAGTTGTAGCGGTAGTATTGTATTTTATCGGGATGGCGTTGAAAAAAGCCCAGACGGTGGCAGATAAAAATATTCCGCTGCTGCTCGGAGGATGCGGCATTGCATTGTGCGGTATCTGGGTGTGGGCAAACAGTCCCATTGGAAACGGTCAGGAAATGGCGATGGCTGTGTTTACCTCGATTGTCCAGGGGATTTTGACGGCTGGATTAAGTACATATGTGAACCAGATTATTAAGCAGGCAGGGAAAGAAGAATAA
- a CDS encoding CD1375 family protein, translating into MMAMLWAQQIMLGKKTYAQVPRLLKNKVKDILVDSGMGELAGVSSETEGTEPVEEATEKEAKE; encoded by the coding sequence ATGATGGCAATGTTATGGGCACAGCAGATTATGTTAGGAAAGAAGACTTACGCACAGGTACCGAGACTCTTAAAGAATAAGGTGAAAGACATTCTGGTGGATTCTGGAATGGGAGAACTGGCTGGAGTGAGTTCAGAGACTGAGGGTACAGAGCCGGTAGAAGAGGCTACTGAAAAAGAAGCCAAGGAATAG